In the Myxococcus guangdongensis genome, one interval contains:
- a CDS encoding M4 family metallopeptidase translates to MSSRDDFRLSSSSTDVFGQTHARFAQTYQGIPVWGAAAITHQGASAKDLRITTDGLRKGIRLDVTPRLDARSAVTKATQELAPKGPFSVTPKGELIVYPQTRLVNRYPGKPVAQQNAADFDTEVVAYRLAYHVHTELENTKDGVKHTDFIIDAQSGDVLKKWNSLQTAAARGLGRSQYSGDVSLDVFQNAQGLFELRDVTRAGGEGIRTYDVNHADVQNGVVPTLTLYTDADNVWGDGQNYIVGANNTLSTNGQTAAVDAHFGLLATWDFYKRIFGRDGVDGFGSPTYNRVHASTLYDNAFWSDGCFCMSYGDGSFPAAGGMKSMAVLDVTGHEMSHGVTSQTAGLIYDGESGGLNEANSDIFGTLTEFWVANGRGNVIGDVGGNWLIAEQLSARPMRVMFRPSLDGVSVDAWYPGLRNIDVHFSSGPMNRAFYFLSQGAQPLSVGTDYSSTYLPSGMRGIGNDKAAAIWYRALTVYLFPSSNYLSARTSSLQAAADLFGSQSNEYRAVQNAFAAINVGYTAGTYDDRTAPTVFASVSGSAPDFQLQAFADDNVGVARVEFFVDGALAGNVSAQPYQLPLDSSPLSNGPHQLVAVAYDAAGNSTASAPASFSVANSFEQLLSDPGFELGGQGWLADPPENINFPVSSGPRSGQGFVWLNGWGTTHVDRLWQDVTIPSGVTHAALTFFLNLTTSETTTTAVRDTLTLQVRDTSGTVLGTVATWSNLDATLGWVQQSVDLTAYAGQTVRLFVEGSENASLPTNFQLDDFSLRILRAADAEAPRVNARVVFSGTRVGYLAEVSDNGFVNAVEFLVDGVSLGNSVKSFSRVVNLSTLTAGAHTLVARATDAGGNPAESAAVTFYVDTTSTQRVLNPSFETSGSWTGVTTLSGSAGILSNASFSHTGSRMYVFWTNPGPARHSVRQSVAIPATATSAIFSFWLRIYNGAFTEAVPHHTFSPKVRDSAGTELATLKVISDVDDTDGEYRQHRFDLTAYRGQTVQLFFDVDQTAAPQMAGEVTQFFLDDVNLVTSTQPDIQRPTLVAAVEGSYGTVQLTATVSDNVWTSSLAFEVDGTPVSAFTDVDGVYATAFDTRTLSNGTHQFKATATDKAGNATERTVSFDVRNSTVQDLGAPSITASVEGLYENYTMRAEATDDTGVTHVEFYVDGALKGTSTAAPYTLPLFPIPLAPGEHVLEAVAYDAYGHSSKATTPFTLHPVVVELAEAQHVVPVGESVTLRANVSYAVDTAVTWSVSEGRVCGTVSEDGVYAAPTVRGLCHVSAASVVVPTAKAVASVRVYTGDINGDNVVDGEDMGLLAQDYGTSGSEATNLDGVGSVSDSDITLFVNQFGR, encoded by the coding sequence TTGAGTTCTCGGGATGACTTCCGGCTATCCAGCTCCAGCACGGATGTCTTTGGTCAGACGCACGCGCGCTTTGCTCAGACCTACCAGGGAATCCCCGTATGGGGCGCGGCGGCCATCACGCATCAGGGAGCGTCCGCCAAGGACCTCCGCATCACCACCGACGGCCTGCGCAAGGGCATCCGCCTGGACGTGACGCCCAGGCTGGACGCGCGCTCCGCGGTGACGAAGGCCACGCAGGAGCTGGCGCCCAAGGGCCCGTTCAGCGTCACGCCGAAGGGCGAGCTCATCGTCTATCCCCAGACGCGGCTGGTGAACCGCTACCCCGGCAAGCCCGTCGCGCAGCAGAACGCGGCGGACTTCGACACGGAGGTCGTGGCCTACCGGCTCGCGTACCACGTGCACACCGAGCTGGAGAACACGAAGGACGGCGTCAAGCACACGGACTTCATCATCGACGCGCAGTCGGGCGACGTGCTGAAGAAGTGGAACTCGCTCCAGACCGCCGCCGCCAGGGGCCTCGGCCGCTCGCAGTACAGCGGGGACGTCTCGCTGGACGTCTTCCAGAACGCCCAGGGCCTCTTCGAGCTGCGCGACGTCACGCGCGCCGGTGGCGAGGGCATCCGCACCTATGACGTGAACCACGCCGACGTGCAGAACGGCGTCGTCCCCACGCTGACCCTCTACACCGACGCCGACAACGTCTGGGGCGACGGGCAGAACTACATCGTCGGCGCGAACAACACCCTGAGCACCAACGGGCAGACGGCCGCCGTCGACGCGCACTTCGGCCTGCTGGCGACGTGGGACTTCTACAAGCGCATCTTCGGCCGCGACGGCGTGGACGGCTTCGGCTCGCCCACCTACAACCGCGTGCACGCCAGCACCCTCTACGACAACGCCTTCTGGAGCGACGGCTGCTTCTGCATGAGCTACGGCGACGGCTCGTTCCCGGCCGCCGGTGGCATGAAGTCCATGGCCGTGCTCGACGTGACGGGCCATGAGATGTCCCACGGCGTCACCTCGCAGACGGCCGGCCTCATCTACGACGGCGAGTCCGGCGGCCTCAACGAGGCCAACTCGGACATCTTCGGGACGCTGACGGAGTTCTGGGTGGCCAACGGCCGCGGCAACGTCATTGGTGATGTCGGTGGCAACTGGCTCATCGCCGAGCAGCTCAGCGCCCGCCCGATGCGCGTCATGTTCCGCCCGTCGCTGGACGGCGTGAGCGTGGACGCCTGGTACCCGGGCCTGCGCAACATCGACGTGCACTTCAGCAGCGGCCCGATGAACCGCGCCTTCTACTTCCTGTCGCAGGGCGCCCAGCCGCTGTCCGTCGGCACCGACTACTCCAGCACCTATCTGCCCTCGGGCATGCGGGGCATCGGCAACGACAAGGCGGCGGCCATCTGGTACCGCGCGCTCACCGTCTACCTGTTCCCGTCGTCCAACTACCTGTCGGCCCGCACCAGCAGCCTCCAGGCCGCGGCGGACCTCTTCGGCTCCCAGTCGAACGAGTACCGGGCGGTGCAGAACGCCTTCGCGGCCATCAACGTGGGCTACACCGCCGGGACGTACGACGACCGCACGGCCCCCACCGTCTTCGCGAGCGTCTCCGGCAGCGCGCCGGACTTCCAGCTGCAGGCGTTCGCCGACGACAACGTCGGCGTGGCGCGCGTGGAGTTCTTCGTCGACGGCGCACTGGCGGGGAATGTCTCCGCCCAGCCGTACCAGCTCCCGCTGGACTCGAGCCCGCTGTCCAACGGCCCGCACCAGCTGGTGGCGGTGGCCTACGACGCGGCCGGCAACTCCACGGCGTCCGCGCCGGCGAGCTTCTCCGTCGCCAACAGCTTCGAGCAGCTCCTGAGCGACCCGGGCTTCGAGCTGGGCGGCCAGGGCTGGCTGGCGGACCCGCCGGAGAACATCAACTTCCCGGTCTCCTCCGGCCCGCGCTCCGGCCAGGGCTTCGTGTGGCTCAACGGCTGGGGCACGACGCACGTCGACCGGCTGTGGCAGGACGTCACCATCCCCTCCGGCGTCACCCACGCCGCGCTGACCTTCTTCCTCAACCTCACCACCTCCGAGACGACCACCACCGCGGTCCGCGACACGCTGACGCTGCAGGTGCGCGACACCTCCGGCACGGTGCTGGGGACGGTGGCGACGTGGTCCAACCTGGACGCGACGCTGGGCTGGGTGCAGCAGAGCGTGGACCTGACGGCCTACGCGGGCCAGACGGTGCGCCTCTTCGTGGAGGGCAGCGAGAACGCCTCGCTCCCCACCAACTTCCAGCTGGATGACTTCTCGCTGCGAATCCTCCGCGCCGCGGACGCCGAGGCGCCCCGGGTCAATGCCCGCGTGGTCTTCTCCGGCACGCGCGTGGGCTACCTCGCGGAGGTGTCCGACAACGGCTTCGTCAACGCGGTGGAGTTCCTGGTCGACGGTGTGTCCCTGGGCAACTCGGTCAAGTCGTTCTCCCGGGTCGTCAACCTCTCCACGCTGACGGCGGGCGCGCACACGCTCGTCGCCCGCGCCACCGATGCGGGCGGCAACCCGGCGGAGTCCGCCGCGGTGACGTTCTACGTGGACACCACCTCCACCCAGCGCGTGCTCAACCCCAGCTTCGAGACCTCCGGGAGCTGGACAGGGGTGACGACCTTGTCGGGCTCGGCGGGCATCCTCAGCAACGCGTCCTTCTCGCATACGGGCAGCCGTATGTATGTCTTCTGGACCAACCCGGGGCCGGCGCGGCACTCCGTGCGGCAGTCCGTGGCCATTCCGGCGACGGCGACCTCGGCCATCTTCAGCTTCTGGCTGCGCATCTACAACGGCGCGTTCACGGAGGCGGTGCCCCACCACACCTTCAGCCCGAAGGTCCGGGACTCCGCGGGCACGGAGCTGGCGACGCTGAAGGTGATCTCCGACGTGGATGACACCGACGGCGAATACCGTCAGCACCGCTTCGATTTGACGGCGTACCGCGGGCAGACGGTGCAGCTGTTCTTCGACGTGGACCAGACGGCGGCCCCGCAGATGGCGGGCGAGGTCACCCAGTTCTTCCTGGACGACGTGAACCTGGTCACCTCGACCCAGCCGGACATCCAGCGCCCCACGCTGGTGGCCGCGGTCGAGGGCAGCTACGGGACGGTGCAGCTCACGGCGACCGTGAGCGACAACGTCTGGACGTCCTCGCTCGCGTTCGAGGTGGACGGCACCCCGGTGAGCGCGTTCACGGACGTCGACGGCGTCTACGCGACGGCGTTCGACACGCGGACCCTGTCCAACGGAACGCACCAGTTCAAGGCGACGGCCACGGACAAGGCGGGCAACGCGACGGAGCGCACGGTGAGCTTCGACGTGCGCAACTCCACCGTCCAGGACCTGGGCGCGCCGAGCATCACCGCCAGCGTGGAGGGCCTGTACGAGAACTACACGATGCGGGCCGAGGCCACCGACGACACGGGGGTGACGCACGTGGAGTTCTACGTGGACGGCGCGCTGAAGGGCACGAGCACGGCCGCGCCGTACACGCTGCCGCTGTTCCCGATTCCGCTGGCGCCGGGGGAGCATGTCCTGGAGGCGGTGGCGTACGACGCCTATGGCCACTCGTCGAAGGCGACCACGCCCTTCACGCTGCATCCGGTGGTGGTGGAGCTGGCGGAGGCGCAGCACGTGGTGCCGGTGGGCGAGTCCGTCACCCTGCGGGCGAACGTGTCGTACGCGGTGGACACGGCGGTGACCTGGTCGGTGTCCGAGGGCCGCGTCTGCGGCACCGTGAGTGAGGACGGCGTCTACGCCGCGCCGACGGTCCGGGGCCTGTGCCACGTGTCCGCCGCGAGCGTCGTGGTGCCGACGGCGAAGGCCGTGGCGAGCGTCCGGGTCTACACGGGCGACATCAATGGCGACAACGTCGTGGACGGAGAGGACATGGGCCTGCTCGCGCAGGACTACGGCACCTCCGGCTCCGAGGCGACGAACCTCGACGGCGTCGGCTCCGTGAGCGACAGCGACATCACCCTCTTCGTCAATCAGTTCGGACGGTAA